A single window of Pseudarthrobacter psychrotolerans DNA harbors:
- a CDS encoding FAD-dependent monooxygenase, whose translation MERTGCAVVGGGPAGMMLGLLLARAGVKVTVLEKHGDFLRDFRGDTVHASTIRLIDELGLGDSFRRLPQSRLNNVAIPIPGAGLVTLGILHP comes from the coding sequence ATGGAGCGAACGGGGTGCGCTGTTGTTGGCGGCGGGCCGGCGGGCATGATGCTGGGGCTGCTGCTGGCCCGGGCTGGCGTGAAGGTCACGGTCCTCGAAAAGCATGGCGACTTCCTGCGGGATTTCCGCGGCGACACAGTGCATGCCTCCACTATTAGGCTGATCGACGAACTGGGACTGGGCGACAGCTTCCGCCGGCTTCCGCAGAGCAGGCTGAACAACGTTGCCATCCCCATCCCGGGCGCCGGCCTGGTCACCCTCGGGATTTTGCATCCATGA
- a CDS encoding FAD-dependent monooxygenase, which translates to MRPPYNYIAMMPQWDFLNFLATEAAREPTFTLLMEREATSLMFDGGRVAGVRYRTRAVAEGTGSGAAGSAGTRTDRPGAEVALYADLVVATDGRHSVLRRAAGLRPKEYPVPFDTWWFKLPRHPSEKGAVAGIVPAFRDREAMIALFRDDYYQMGYLGPKGEDVRIRSEGVERFRERVAGLRPDLADRVDSIHSLEDLHWLDVRLDRLRRWYVDGLLCIGDAAHAMSPAGGVGINLAVQDAVAAAARLAPGLLRGRVPVKDLAGVQRRRRMPTIVLQTVQRIMHRMVFVPLFAGKRTGIPPLLFFVVRHSPVARRLLPRLIAFGPRPEHAPAFARRPGRPSSTAEPVNWRP; encoded by the coding sequence ATGAGGCCCCCGTACAACTACATCGCCATGATGCCGCAGTGGGACTTCCTGAACTTCCTGGCCACCGAGGCCGCGCGGGAACCCACGTTCACGCTTCTGATGGAACGCGAAGCAACGTCGTTAATGTTCGACGGCGGACGCGTTGCCGGTGTCCGCTACCGCACGCGCGCGGTAGCGGAGGGCACGGGCTCCGGGGCGGCGGGTTCCGCCGGTACGCGAACGGATAGGCCCGGCGCTGAAGTTGCACTCTACGCGGACCTCGTAGTGGCCACCGACGGAAGGCATTCCGTGCTCCGTCGGGCAGCTGGCTTGCGGCCGAAAGAGTACCCCGTACCCTTCGACACCTGGTGGTTCAAACTGCCGCGGCATCCTTCGGAGAAAGGGGCAGTGGCAGGCATCGTTCCGGCGTTCCGGGACCGCGAGGCGATGATCGCACTGTTCCGCGACGACTACTACCAAATGGGGTACCTCGGCCCGAAAGGGGAGGATGTGCGGATCCGTTCCGAGGGGGTGGAGCGGTTCCGGGAACGCGTTGCCGGACTGCGTCCAGACCTCGCGGACCGTGTTGACTCGATCCATTCGCTCGAGGACCTGCATTGGCTGGATGTCCGGCTGGACCGGTTGAGGCGCTGGTACGTGGACGGGCTGCTGTGCATTGGCGACGCCGCCCACGCCATGTCGCCGGCCGGAGGCGTGGGTATCAACCTTGCAGTCCAGGATGCCGTCGCGGCAGCAGCCAGGCTGGCGCCGGGCCTGCTCCGGGGACGGGTGCCGGTCAAAGATCTGGCTGGTGTCCAGCGGCGGCGCCGGATGCCCACTATTGTGCTGCAGACCGTCCAGCGCATCATGCACCGGATGGTGTTCGTTCCGTTGTTCGCGGGGAAGAGGACCGGAATTCCACCGCTTCTTTTCTTTGTGGTCCGGCATTCGCCGGTGGCGCGGCGGCTCCTTCCCCGGTTGATCGCCTTCGGTCCCAGGCCCGAACATGCGCCGGCGTTCGCACGGCGTCCCGGACGGCCGTCATCAACGGCGGAGCCAGTAAACTGGAGACCATGA
- the pyrE gene encoding orotate phosphoribosyltransferase has translation MTATPDAASNTAARARLLELIKELAVVRGQVILSSGAEADYYIDLRRITLHHEASKLVGQVMLALTDDAGIDFECAGGLTMGADPVGTAVMHAAVDAGRNVDAFVVRKAQKSYGMGRQVEGPSVEGRKVLVLEDTSTTGGSALTAVEGVRKAGGNIVAVAVIVDRDTGAKEKIEAETGVPYLFAFGKDELGLS, from the coding sequence ATGACTGCCACCCCTGATGCTGCGTCCAACACTGCTGCCCGTGCCCGCCTGCTGGAACTGATCAAGGAACTTGCCGTGGTCCGCGGCCAGGTGATCCTGTCCAGCGGTGCCGAGGCCGACTACTACATCGACCTGCGCCGCATCACGCTGCACCACGAAGCCTCCAAGCTGGTGGGCCAGGTCATGCTGGCACTGACGGACGACGCCGGGATCGACTTTGAGTGCGCCGGTGGCCTGACCATGGGTGCTGATCCCGTGGGCACCGCTGTTATGCACGCCGCGGTGGACGCCGGCCGCAATGTGGACGCGTTTGTGGTCCGCAAGGCGCAGAAGTCCTACGGCATGGGCCGCCAGGTTGAGGGTCCGTCGGTTGAGGGCCGCAAGGTCCTGGTGCTGGAGGATACGTCCACCACCGGTGGCTCCGCCCTTACCGCCGTGGAAGGTGTCCGGAAGGCCGGCGGCAACATTGTGGCCGTGGCCGTCATTGTGGACCGGGACACCGGCGCCAAGGAAAAGATCGAAGCCGAGACCGGTGTGCCCTACCTGTTCGCCTTCGGCAAGGACGAGCTGGGCCTCTCTTAG
- a CDS encoding alpha/beta fold hydrolase: MPYREEADPQEQPGAHQARLLANAAALKRFSRRGFLAGTGASALLAADMLVTRRVQAERRVNRILQVADDFADAYYPNASWFLFPGYKTSWEEALWILNAMRGALNKRGQLAAVGYSNQGLDIDEVVIAVIEHVRAKKLTRLFFYGHSFGGMVATQVAARLREFHGVEVDFILLDSSPYSRSDVLDESWFDGVVFLYESGFRVPSVVRGSYELGERVIHKDERTWRQILDQTLEQLSPIAPSSVLIQSESAYIYHFDGNRFADKLGDTRMAYIGNPKDSTVRYQTAKAAWSAAFQPHMVSMDLQTDGALPAHASPGWSPLIYRPIVERLMDEFFPLPRGGSKVTVF, encoded by the coding sequence GTGCCGTACAGGGAGGAAGCAGATCCGCAGGAACAGCCTGGTGCTCATCAAGCCCGGCTGCTTGCCAATGCCGCCGCCCTCAAGCGGTTTTCGCGCCGCGGGTTCCTGGCCGGTACCGGTGCCTCGGCCCTGCTGGCAGCGGACATGCTGGTTACCCGCCGCGTCCAGGCGGAGCGGCGGGTCAACAGGATCCTGCAGGTTGCGGACGACTTCGCCGACGCCTATTACCCGAACGCCAGCTGGTTCCTCTTCCCCGGCTACAAGACCAGCTGGGAAGAAGCGCTCTGGATCCTTAACGCGATGCGTGGTGCGCTGAACAAGCGCGGCCAGCTCGCCGCCGTCGGATATTCCAACCAGGGACTGGACATCGACGAGGTGGTAATCGCCGTCATCGAACACGTCCGGGCGAAAAAGCTCACCAGGCTCTTCTTCTACGGCCACAGCTTCGGCGGCATGGTGGCCACCCAGGTGGCCGCGCGGCTCAGGGAATTCCACGGCGTGGAGGTCGACTTCATCCTGCTGGACTCCAGCCCCTACAGCCGGAGCGACGTGCTGGACGAGAGCTGGTTCGACGGTGTCGTGTTCCTGTACGAGAGCGGCTTCCGGGTCCCGTCTGTTGTCCGCGGCAGCTACGAACTGGGGGAACGCGTCATCCACAAGGACGAGCGGACCTGGCGGCAGATCCTGGACCAGACCCTGGAGCAGCTGTCCCCGATCGCCCCGTCCAGTGTGCTCATCCAGTCCGAGTCGGCCTACATCTACCACTTCGACGGGAACCGGTTTGCGGACAAGCTCGGCGATACGCGGATGGCGTACATCGGCAACCCCAAAGACAGCACCGTCCGTTACCAGACGGCCAAGGCCGCGTGGTCGGCAGCGTTTCAGCCCCACATGGTGTCCATGGATCTGCAAACGGATGGTGCCCTGCCGGCGCACGCGAGCCCGGGCTGGAGTCCGCTCATCTACCGGCCCATCGTGGAGCGGCTGATGGACGAGTTTTTCCCGCTGCCCCGCGGTGGCTCGAAGGTGACGGTCTTCTAG
- a CDS encoding HAD-IIA family hydrolase, producing the protein MAEADQVQGSPAVYRNGQEIECWLTDMDGVLVHENHAVPGAAELIQRWVDTSKRFLVLTNNSIFTPRDLAARLRASGLEIPEENIWTSALATAHFLKDQVRGSGSGNRAYTIGEAGLTTALHEAGFILTDQDPDFVVLGETRTYSFEAITMAIRLILAGARFIATNPDATGPSKDGPMPATGAIAALITKATGREPYIVGKPNPMMFRSAMNQIDAHSETTAMIGDRMDTDIIAGMEAGLHTVLVLTGITQREDIAAYPFRPNQVLNSVADLKNQI; encoded by the coding sequence GTGGCAGAAGCAGACCAGGTACAGGGTTCACCGGCGGTTTACCGCAACGGCCAGGAGATCGAATGCTGGCTGACAGACATGGACGGCGTACTCGTCCACGAAAACCATGCCGTCCCAGGGGCCGCAGAACTGATCCAGCGCTGGGTGGACACGTCCAAGCGGTTCCTGGTGCTGACGAACAACTCGATCTTCACGCCCCGCGACCTCGCCGCCCGGCTGCGTGCCTCCGGGCTGGAGATCCCCGAGGAAAACATCTGGACGTCAGCACTGGCCACCGCCCACTTCCTGAAGGACCAGGTGCGGGGTTCCGGCTCCGGGAACCGCGCCTACACCATCGGCGAGGCAGGGCTGACGACGGCGCTGCACGAGGCAGGCTTCATCCTCACCGACCAGGACCCGGACTTTGTGGTGCTCGGCGAAACCCGTACGTACTCCTTTGAGGCCATCACCATGGCCATCCGCCTGATCCTGGCCGGCGCCCGCTTCATTGCCACCAACCCGGACGCCACGGGTCCGTCCAAAGACGGCCCCATGCCCGCGACGGGCGCCATCGCGGCGCTCATCACGAAGGCCACCGGCCGGGAACCGTACATTGTGGGCAAGCCGAATCCCATGATGTTCCGGTCCGCCATGAACCAGATCGATGCGCACTCCGAAACCACCGCCATGATCGGGGACCGGATGGACACCGACATCATCGCCGGCATGGAGGCAGGCCTGCACACGGTCCTGGTCCTCACCGGCATTACGCAGCGCGAAGACATTGCCGCCTACCCTTTCCGGCCCAACCAGGTCCTGAACTCCGTTGCTGACCTTAAGAACCAGATCTAG
- a CDS encoding TrmH family RNA methyltransferase translates to MPSEEPSEEPSPEAWEPKAEVGVGPWEGELPAGDHWDPELLADGDRRNVVDQYRYWKHDAIVADLDSKRHNFHIAIENWQHDMNIGTVVRTANAFLAKEVHIIGRRRWNRRGAMVTDRYQHVRHHPTVEDFVVWAQGEGLAIIGIDIFPDSVPLETYELPRDCVLVFGQEGPGLTPEVHEAALATLSIEQFGSTRSINAASAAAIAMHAWIRRHVFSQPV, encoded by the coding sequence GTGCCCTCGGAGGAGCCCTCGGAGGAGCCCTCGCCGGAGGCATGGGAGCCAAAGGCGGAGGTCGGTGTCGGGCCCTGGGAGGGCGAGCTGCCCGCGGGTGACCACTGGGATCCTGAACTGCTCGCCGACGGCGACCGGCGCAACGTGGTGGACCAGTACCGCTACTGGAAGCACGATGCGATCGTGGCGGACCTCGATTCCAAGCGGCACAACTTCCATATCGCCATCGAAAACTGGCAGCACGATATGAATATCGGAACCGTGGTGCGCACCGCCAACGCATTCCTCGCCAAGGAAGTCCACATCATCGGACGACGCCGGTGGAACAGGCGCGGGGCGATGGTCACCGACCGCTACCAGCACGTCCGCCATCACCCCACCGTGGAGGACTTTGTGGTGTGGGCGCAGGGGGAGGGGCTCGCGATCATCGGGATCGACATCTTCCCGGACTCCGTGCCCCTGGAGACGTATGAGCTGCCGCGCGATTGTGTCCTGGTCTTCGGCCAGGAAGGGCCCGGGCTGACGCCGGAGGTCCACGAGGCGGCCCTGGCCACCCTGTCCATCGAGCAGTTCGGTTCCACCCGCTCCATCAACGCCGCCTCCGCGGCCGCGATCGCCATGCACGCCTGGATCCGCCGGCACGTTTTTAGCCAGCCCGTCTGA
- the fbaA gene encoding class II fructose-bisphosphate aldolase, whose product MPIATPEIYSEMIDRAKAGGFAFPAVNVTSSQTLNAAIRGFAEAESDGIIQVSTGGAAYWSGASVKDMVAGSLGFAAFAREVAKNYNVNIALHTDHCPKDKLDGFVLPLLAASEAEVKAGRNPIFNSHMWDGSHETLEDNLRIARELLERSAAAKMMLEVEIGTVGGEEDGVENAINDKLYTTTEDALATIEALGTGENGRYLTALTFGNVHGVYKPGGVKLRPELLKQIQAEVGAKIGKENPFDLVFHGGSGSSDQEIADAVSYGVIKMNVDTDTQYAFTRPVAGHMLANYDGVLKIDGEMGNKKTYDPRVWGASAEAGMAARIVEAARQLGSLGKTF is encoded by the coding sequence ATGCCCATTGCAACCCCAGAGATCTACTCCGAGATGATCGATCGCGCCAAGGCCGGAGGCTTTGCGTTCCCGGCGGTCAACGTGACCTCGTCGCAGACCCTGAACGCAGCCATCCGCGGGTTCGCCGAGGCTGAGTCCGATGGCATCATCCAGGTTTCCACCGGTGGCGCAGCGTACTGGTCCGGCGCGTCCGTCAAGGACATGGTTGCCGGTTCGCTCGGCTTCGCCGCCTTTGCCCGCGAAGTGGCCAAGAACTACAACGTCAACATCGCGCTGCACACGGACCACTGCCCCAAGGACAAGCTGGACGGTTTTGTCCTGCCGCTGCTGGCGGCGTCCGAGGCCGAGGTCAAGGCTGGCCGGAACCCGATCTTCAACTCGCACATGTGGGACGGCTCGCACGAGACCCTCGAAGACAACCTGCGCATCGCCCGCGAGCTGCTGGAGCGTTCCGCTGCGGCCAAGATGATGCTCGAGGTTGAAATCGGCACCGTGGGCGGCGAGGAAGACGGCGTTGAAAACGCCATCAACGACAAGCTGTACACCACCACCGAAGACGCCCTGGCGACCATCGAGGCCCTGGGCACCGGCGAGAACGGCCGCTACCTGACGGCGCTGACGTTCGGCAACGTCCACGGCGTGTACAAGCCCGGCGGCGTGAAGCTGCGCCCGGAGCTGCTCAAGCAGATCCAGGCCGAGGTGGGTGCCAAGATCGGCAAGGAGAACCCGTTTGACCTCGTGTTCCACGGCGGGTCGGGCTCCAGTGACCAGGAAATCGCTGACGCGGTCTCCTATGGCGTGATCAAGATGAACGTCGACACCGACACTCAGTATGCCTTCACGCGTCCGGTGGCCGGGCACATGCTCGCCAACTACGACGGCGTCCTGAAGATCGACGGCGAAATGGGCAACAAGAAGACCTACGACCCCCGCGTCTGGGGCGCCTCCGCCGAGGCCGGCATGGCTGCCCGCATCGTCGAGGCCGCCCGCCAGCTCGGCTCCCTCGGTAAGACGTTCTAA
- a CDS encoding DUF3151 domain-containing protein codes for MSDEFRKNLMGPEPTLLPAETDVYQQLDAGAEALDLVEKHPTSSLLWAVLAEEAWSEGRTIDSYAYSRVGYHRGLDSLRRNGWRGVGPIPWEHEPNRGFLRALYSLGRASAAIGEADEPERIEKFLNDSDPAAKAAIEGK; via the coding sequence ATGTCGGACGAGTTCCGCAAGAACCTGATGGGTCCGGAGCCGACGCTCCTGCCTGCCGAGACCGACGTCTACCAGCAGCTGGACGCCGGTGCCGAAGCGCTGGACCTGGTGGAAAAGCACCCCACGTCGTCGCTGTTGTGGGCTGTCCTGGCGGAGGAGGCGTGGTCCGAGGGCCGCACCATCGATTCCTACGCCTACTCGCGCGTCGGCTACCACCGCGGGCTGGACTCGCTGCGCCGCAACGGCTGGCGCGGTGTGGGTCCCATCCCGTGGGAGCACGAACCCAACCGCGGCTTCCTGCGCGCACTCTACTCGCTGGGCCGCGCGTCCGCGGCCATCGGTGAAGCCGATGAACCGGAACGGATCGAGAAGTTCCTCAACGACTCGGACCCGGCAGCCAAGGCAGCCATCGAGGGCAAGTAG
- a CDS encoding uracil-DNA glycosylase translates to MTALAPESLREQLLSRRYEPNVAAVNELCDSLQSVKPHTEVPYVDPMHDVDECRIISLYSNIGEADPSGFITAGDEDAATRMLGIQWKLGLRPEFVMPWNVHPWHTPGEVNGKFTPDQISAGLKPLLKFLAVVPRASVIVAHGTEANRLANLLLKTEVPLLWRRGLKTYKVRSLSGRAFAGTPARQEQYLEEMRVVYTDAMARTGLAKV, encoded by the coding sequence ATGACAGCCCTGGCCCCAGAATCCCTCCGTGAACAGCTCCTGAGCCGCCGCTACGAGCCCAACGTTGCAGCCGTCAACGAGCTGTGCGATTCCCTGCAGAGCGTCAAACCCCACACCGAAGTCCCCTACGTCGACCCCATGCACGACGTGGACGAGTGCCGCATCATCAGCCTCTACTCCAACATCGGCGAGGCTGACCCGTCCGGCTTCATCACCGCTGGCGACGAAGACGCCGCCACCCGCATGCTCGGCATCCAGTGGAAGCTGGGCCTGCGCCCCGAGTTCGTGATGCCCTGGAACGTGCACCCCTGGCACACGCCCGGTGAGGTCAACGGCAAGTTCACGCCGGACCAGATTTCGGCCGGCCTCAAGCCGCTCCTGAAGTTCCTCGCCGTGGTCCCCCGCGCCTCGGTGATCGTGGCCCACGGCACCGAAGCCAACCGTTTGGCCAACCTGCTGCTAAAGACAGAAGTTCCGCTGCTCTGGCGCCGCGGGCTGAAGACCTACAAGGTCCGGTCCCTCAGCGGCCGCGCCTTCGCCGGGACGCCCGCGCGGCAGGAACAGTACCTCGAGGAAATGCGCGTTGTCTACACCGACGCCATGGCCCGCACGGGCCTCGCGAAGGTCTAG
- a CDS encoding M14 family zinc carboxypeptidase has product MNKTLATLRTLAVSGALVLAAIAAPAPLANAVGEGPNYDGNGQITTSKLTTYDELVSFLKDQDARQPAMELEVIGQTVKGRDIHLVKYISDPAKPTILYLTQQHGNEQLTTEGAMAFVKHLGTGKSGDILDGVNILIVPMLNADGAMGDVNFPLDDYLAKGDRHMTRYNAEEVDLNRDHVAKIQPETQGLHNNVMRKYKIDYMIDLHHQGTRSERDGKLVSGSILYPTTPNADPAVVEKSKQLGTVVFNNVDSTGWGHLGKYVGGSAETISRNGIAVEYGIATLLFEMRGMSDHYLDGYALGLRSNGYLIQQTVTTLAATAAAIADGSIADADTSFWDSLDTQASRPGEEADDE; this is encoded by the coding sequence GTGAACAAAACCCTGGCAACCTTAAGGACCCTGGCCGTATCCGGAGCCCTGGTTCTGGCGGCAATCGCCGCGCCGGCACCCTTGGCAAATGCTGTGGGCGAAGGCCCCAACTATGACGGCAACGGCCAGATCACCACCTCCAAACTGACAACCTATGACGAGTTGGTCTCCTTCCTGAAAGATCAGGACGCCCGCCAGCCAGCCATGGAATTGGAGGTGATCGGCCAGACTGTCAAGGGCCGGGATATCCACCTGGTGAAGTACATTTCGGACCCCGCCAAGCCCACCATTCTGTACCTGACCCAGCAGCACGGCAATGAGCAGCTGACCACCGAGGGTGCTATGGCATTCGTGAAACACCTGGGGACCGGGAAATCGGGGGACATCCTGGACGGAGTAAACATCCTCATCGTTCCCATGCTCAACGCCGACGGCGCGATGGGAGATGTGAACTTCCCGCTGGATGACTACCTGGCCAAGGGCGACCGCCACATGACGCGGTACAACGCCGAGGAGGTGGACCTGAACCGCGACCATGTGGCCAAGATCCAGCCCGAAACCCAGGGGCTCCACAACAACGTCATGCGCAAGTACAAAATCGACTACATGATCGATCTGCACCACCAGGGCACCCGGAGTGAACGCGACGGCAAACTGGTCTCCGGGTCCATCCTCTACCCCACTACGCCCAACGCCGATCCGGCTGTTGTGGAAAAGTCCAAGCAGTTGGGCACCGTGGTCTTCAACAACGTTGACTCCACCGGCTGGGGACACTTGGGCAAGTACGTGGGCGGCAGCGCCGAGACCATAAGCCGCAACGGGATAGCAGTGGAGTACGGGATCGCTACACTGCTCTTCGAAATGCGTGGCATGTCTGATCACTATCTGGACGGCTACGCCCTCGGGCTCCGCAGCAACGGTTACCTGATCCAGCAGACGGTGACAACGCTGGCGGCCACCGCGGCGGCCATCGCTGACGGTTCGATTGCCGACGCCGACACCTCCTTCTGGGACAGCCTGGACACCCAGGCGTCCCGTCCGGGCGAGGAAGCTGACGACGAGTAG
- a CDS encoding adenylosuccinate synthase has product MPAIVIVGAQWGDEGKGKATDLLGGRVDYVVKPNGGNNAGHTVVVGGEKYELKLLPAGILSPNAIPIIGNGCVVNLEALFQEIEGLQARGADTSKLRISANAHLVAPYHQVLDKVTERFLGSRAIGTTGRGIGPAYMDKVARLGIRVQDVFDESILRQKVEGSLRQKNELLVKVYNRRDIVVDEIVDYFLAFAERLRPLVIDSTLVLNNALDEGKVVLMEGGQATFLDVDHGTYPFVTSSNPTAGGASVGSGIGPTRISRSIGIIKAYTTRVGAGPFPTELFDEMGMYLQKTGGEFGVNTGRPRRCGWYDAVLARHASRVNGFTDYFVTKLDVLTGIEQIPVCVAYDVDGVRHDEMPMTQTEFHHAVPIFEYFEGWTEDITGARTLEDLPENARNYVLALEKLSGTRFSAIGVGPDRDQTIVVHDLIND; this is encoded by the coding sequence ATGCCAGCAATCGTGATCGTAGGAGCCCAGTGGGGCGACGAAGGAAAAGGCAAGGCCACCGATCTTCTGGGCGGCCGCGTTGACTACGTCGTAAAGCCCAACGGCGGCAACAATGCCGGGCACACCGTCGTCGTAGGCGGTGAGAAGTATGAGCTCAAGCTCCTTCCGGCCGGCATTTTGAGCCCCAACGCGATTCCGATCATCGGCAACGGCTGTGTGGTGAACCTTGAGGCCCTGTTCCAGGAGATCGAAGGCCTGCAGGCCCGTGGCGCGGACACGTCCAAGCTGCGCATCTCCGCCAACGCGCACCTCGTGGCGCCGTACCACCAGGTCCTGGACAAGGTCACGGAGCGTTTCCTCGGCAGCCGCGCCATCGGCACCACCGGCCGCGGCATCGGCCCCGCCTATATGGACAAGGTGGCCCGCCTTGGCATCCGCGTCCAGGACGTCTTTGACGAGTCCATCCTCCGCCAGAAGGTGGAAGGCTCCCTGCGCCAGAAGAACGAACTCCTGGTCAAGGTCTACAACCGCCGCGACATCGTGGTGGACGAGATCGTGGACTACTTCCTGGCCTTCGCCGAGCGCCTGCGCCCGCTGGTCATCGACAGCACGCTGGTCCTCAACAACGCCCTGGACGAGGGCAAGGTGGTGCTCATGGAAGGCGGCCAGGCCACGTTCCTGGACGTGGACCACGGCACCTACCCGTTCGTGACCTCCTCCAACCCCACGGCTGGCGGCGCGTCCGTTGGATCAGGTATCGGACCCACCCGGATCTCCCGCTCCATCGGCATCATCAAGGCCTACACCACCCGTGTTGGCGCCGGACCGTTCCCCACCGAACTGTTCGACGAAATGGGCATGTACCTGCAGAAGACCGGTGGCGAGTTCGGCGTAAACACCGGCCGTCCGCGCCGTTGCGGCTGGTACGACGCCGTCCTGGCCCGCCACGCTTCCCGCGTGAACGGTTTCACGGACTACTTCGTCACCAAGCTGGACGTCCTCACCGGCATCGAGCAGATCCCGGTCTGCGTTGCCTACGACGTTGACGGTGTCCGGCACGACGAAATGCCCATGACACAGACCGAGTTCCACCACGCGGTGCCCATCTTTGAGTACTTCGAAGGCTGGACCGAGGACATCACCGGTGCCCGTACGCTGGAGGACCTCCCCGAGAACGCCCGCAACTACGTGCTGGCTCTCGAGAAGCTCTCCGGCACGCGTTTCTCCGCGATCGGCGTCGGCCCGGACCGCGACCAGACCATCGTGGTCCACGATCTGATCAACGACTAA
- a CDS encoding DUF1508 domain-containing protein, which produces MAGKFEVFLDSDSHFRFRLTAPDGTVMAVSGAFEDKVAVAAGITAVRECAGTGLVTDLCPAAKAVPTAPAAAAVPGRAQPQPNCGDQGVPATRTHTFVLAKGPRRRLTAPRWT; this is translated from the coding sequence ATGGCCGGGAAGTTTGAAGTTTTCTTGGATTCGGATTCACATTTCAGGTTCCGCCTCACGGCACCGGACGGCACGGTGATGGCTGTGTCCGGAGCCTTTGAGGACAAAGTCGCAGTGGCTGCCGGTATCACCGCCGTCCGCGAATGCGCCGGGACAGGGCTGGTCACCGATCTCTGCCCGGCCGCCAAAGCTGTACCGACCGCCCCCGCGGCTGCCGCTGTGCCGGGCCGCGCCCAACCCCAGCCGAACTGCGGGGACCAGGGCGTTCCCGCGACCAGGACGCACACCTTTGTCCTTGCCAAGGGACCGCGCCGGAGGTTGACCGCGCCGCGCTGGACGTAG
- a CDS encoding sigma-70 family RNA polymerase sigma factor, whose amino-acid sequence MSDALTDDVLRARARDPELFSIVYRTYASQVLGYLTARGVEDAEAVMQEVFLAVLPRLQTVTGGVAGLRTFVFSVAHARMVDDHRRQRRAPVALPFEPDLDGREESSAEDEVLQRISPREVADLLNELPAEQREVLSLRLVAGLTVDQAAAVMGKSAGAIKQLQRRALIRLREQAAVKEYVAP is encoded by the coding sequence GTGAGCGATGCACTGACAGACGACGTTCTGCGTGCGCGCGCCCGGGATCCGGAGCTCTTCAGCATCGTGTACCGAACCTATGCGTCACAGGTCCTGGGCTACCTCACAGCCCGCGGGGTAGAAGATGCGGAGGCGGTTATGCAGGAAGTCTTCCTCGCCGTCCTGCCGCGGCTGCAGACGGTTACCGGCGGCGTCGCCGGGCTGCGTACGTTTGTCTTTTCCGTGGCGCACGCGAGGATGGTGGACGATCACCGGCGGCAGCGCCGCGCCCCCGTTGCGCTCCCGTTCGAACCGGACCTGGACGGACGCGAGGAGTCATCCGCCGAGGATGAAGTGTTGCAGCGGATCTCGCCGCGGGAGGTCGCGGATCTCCTGAACGAACTGCCTGCTGAGCAGCGGGAGGTGCTGTCGTTACGCCTCGTCGCGGGCCTGACAGTGGACCAGGCGGCCGCTGTGATGGGAAAGAGCGCCGGTGCCATCAAACAGCTCCAGCGCCGTGCACTGATCCGGCTGCGCGAGCAGGCCGCGGTGAAGGAGTACGTGGCGCCATGA
- a CDS encoding CoA-binding protein: MSTVERTWTGPSAPERLNLLRAATSIAIVGASDKPSRASYFVATYLQSSTRYKVYFVNPVVKEILGEPTYASLADLPESPDIVDVFRKHDDLPGVLDEAIAAGAKTIWLQLGSWHEDVAADAEAAGLNVVMDRCVKIEHARFDGGLHLAGFDTGVISSRRQLLS, from the coding sequence ATGAGCACCGTCGAACGTACCTGGACCGGGCCTTCCGCGCCGGAGCGCCTGAACCTGCTGCGCGCAGCCACATCGATTGCGATCGTGGGCGCCTCGGACAAGCCGTCCCGGGCGAGCTATTTTGTGGCGACGTACCTGCAGTCGTCTACGCGGTACAAGGTGTACTTCGTGAACCCCGTGGTCAAGGAGATTCTTGGTGAACCCACCTACGCCTCATTGGCCGATCTTCCGGAAAGCCCGGACATCGTGGATGTCTTCCGCAAACACGATGACCTCCCGGGCGTCCTGGACGAAGCCATCGCGGCCGGCGCCAAAACCATCTGGCTGCAGCTCGGCTCCTGGCATGAGGACGTGGCCGCGGACGCGGAAGCCGCCGGGCTCAACGTGGTAATGGACCGCTGCGTGAAGATCGAGCATGCCCGGTTCGATGGCGGGCTGCACCTGGCCGGCTTCGACACCGGCGTGATCTCCTCAAGGCGGCAACTGCTGTCCTGA